In Sorangium aterium, the genomic stretch TGACGAACGTGCCGGAGGTGCCGGCGGAGCGGCGAACGACGGTGATCCCGCGGGGCGAGGGGATCTACCAGGTCACGGCGTGTTACGGCTTCATGCAGACGCCGAACGCGCCGTCGGTGCTCGAGGGGTGCAAGCGGCACGGGCTCGACATCGATCTCGGGAGGACGAGCTACTACCTCGGCAGGGAGACGCTGCTGACGACCGGGCGCTCGAAGATGTCCCGGTGGCGCAAGGGGCTGTTCGCCTTCATCTCGCGGAACGCGCGGCCGGCGACGGCGTACTTCGGTCTGCCGCCGAACCGCGTGGTCGAGCTCGGAATGCAGGTCGATTTTTGACGGCGGGGGCGCGCGCCCCCGCCGCCCCGCCGAGCGAAGCTCGTCGGGGCCCCACCACCCCGCGAACCACGCTTGCCGTCTTGCGCGCGGCGCCGCTTCGGGCCTGACGTCGATGGCGTCAGGAGGCTGCGATCAGGGCCCCGTGTACCGGGCGCGCGGCCGGAGCATGTACCCCGCCTCGCGCTGCTCGAACGCGTGGGCGATCCAGCCGGCGGCGCGCCCCACCGCGAAGAGCGCCGCCGCCGTGCCGGCCGGCAGGCCGAGCGCGGCCGCGATCGCGACGAGGCCCAGGTCGAGCGACGGCGGATCGAGGCCGGCGTCGCGCAGCGCGTCGACGAGCGCGAGCACCGTGCGCAAGGCCGTGCTCTGCGGGGCGAGCGCGCGGGCCGTGTCGAGCAGCAGCTGGGCGCGGGGGTCGCCCTCGGGGTAGAGCCTGTGCCCGACGCCGGCGATGGGCTCGCCGCGGCGCAGCCGCTCGTGGACCGCGGCGGCGGCGCGCTCGGGCCGGCCCGCCTCGGCGACCAGGGCCTCCACCCGGTCGGTCATGCCGCCGTGCCTCGGGCCGGAGAGCGCGGCGAGCCCCGCGCTGACGCAGGCGTAGAGGTCGGCGCCGGTGGAGGCGGCCACCCGGACCGCGAACGTCGAGGCGTTCAGCTCGTGATCGGCCGAGACCAGGAGCGCCCGGTTCACGGCGCGCTCGGCCTTCTTCGAGGCGTTCGCGCCGAGGGCGATGAGCAGCCGCCGCGCCGCCCCGTCGGCCTCGAGGGCGTCGGTCGCCCTGCGCGCGTCCCGCCCGAGGCCCACGAGCGCCGCG encodes the following:
- a CDS encoding citrate synthase family protein; its protein translation is MVDLPDSGQRPSAYVTGAEAAELLGVKRETLYAYASRGVLRGVPGGRGRARLYLRADIERLKARHDARAGHGPVAAEALRWGEPVLESALTAIGPRGPVYRGKEAVALALDDVPFEAVAELLWTGELPAEGAPAARPGRLSVRPAKLAALLPEGAPPFVALALVVPALGAHDPTRHVGAPSGDGRIPTGDAERTRARALVRSLAALVGLGRDARRATDALEADGAARRLLIALGANASKKAERAVNRALLVSADHELNASTFAVRVAASTGADLYACVSAGLAALSGPRHGGMTDRVEALVAEAGRPERAAAAVHERLRRGEPIAGVGHRLYPEGDPRAQLLLDTARALAPQSTALRTVLALVDALRDAGLDPPSLDLGLVAIAAALGLPAGTAAALFAVGRAAGWIAHAFEQREAGYMLRPRARYTGP